The following coding sequences are from one Kushneria phosphatilytica window:
- a CDS encoding zinc-binding alcohol dehydrogenase family protein encodes MKAIATKGARDVRATGALELIDADIAEPDGYDLRVRIEAISVNPVDTKVRAGALGPLDEAKILGWDAVGRVEAVGDHAAGFAVGDRVYYAGQVDRPGCNAEQQLVDSRLVAHAPASLEIEESAAMPLTGLTAWEGLFDQLQLTADPKAHSEETLLVINGAGGVGSSVIQLARQLTGLTVIATASRPQSVEWCRELGAHEVIDHHDLINEFQATGRDTADYIFNCHDIGVHWENMVTLIRPLGRIVAIAETEHQVDLNALQPKAASFSWEFMFARALHGYHIERQGEILAELATLLDEGRLRSTLGEVIGPLNVENLTRAHEQLEAGHTTGKLVLTAMR; translated from the coding sequence ATGAAGGCCATTGCCACGAAAGGCGCCCGGGACGTACGAGCCACAGGCGCGCTGGAACTGATTGACGCTGATATCGCAGAACCGGACGGTTACGATTTACGGGTCCGTATCGAAGCCATTTCGGTCAATCCGGTGGATACCAAGGTACGCGCCGGCGCGCTCGGACCACTCGATGAAGCGAAAATCCTGGGATGGGACGCAGTAGGTCGCGTTGAAGCCGTAGGGGACCATGCAGCGGGATTTGCGGTTGGTGACCGGGTCTATTATGCCGGCCAGGTGGACCGCCCGGGATGCAATGCCGAGCAGCAACTGGTGGACTCACGCCTGGTCGCCCATGCGCCCGCCTCACTGGAAATCGAGGAAAGCGCCGCCATGCCACTGACCGGGCTGACCGCCTGGGAGGGACTGTTCGATCAGTTACAGCTGACCGCCGATCCGAAAGCACACAGCGAGGAAACACTGCTGGTCATCAATGGCGCCGGTGGGGTCGGCTCCAGCGTGATTCAGCTGGCGCGCCAGCTAACCGGGCTAACCGTCATCGCCACCGCCTCAAGGCCACAATCCGTTGAATGGTGCCGTGAGCTGGGCGCGCATGAAGTCATCGATCATCACGATCTGATCAATGAATTTCAGGCCACCGGGCGCGATACAGCGGATTATATCTTCAACTGCCACGATATTGGCGTCCACTGGGAGAACATGGTGACGCTGATTCGCCCATTGGGCCGCATTGTGGCCATTGCCGAAACCGAGCATCAGGTCGACCTCAATGCCCTGCAGCCGAAGGCTGCAAGTTTCAGCTGGGAGTTCATGTTTGCCCGTGCCTTGCATGGTTATCACATCGAACGCCAGGGGGAAATCCTTGCCGAACTGGCCACATTACTGGATGAAGGGCGGCTGCGAAGTACGCTTGGAGAAGTCATTGGCCCACTCAATGTCGAGAATCTGACTCGCGCCCATGAACAGCTGGAAGCCGGTCACACCACGGGCAAACTGGTACTGACGGCCATGCGATGA
- a CDS encoding LysR family transcriptional regulator: MTQPALLNRLTFRQLQVFQTVYRQHSYSRAAAELGLTQPAVSAQIRQLEQALGQSLFKYAGKTLHILPPADALAESIGTIFGEIASLQMALSKLTGTLRGELNIAAVSTAQYIVPHILARFRARYPEVRLRLRVVNRNEALAHLAERSDDLVIMGMAPEDTDLTFMSIMDNDLLPIVWPGHPLLNTEQPTPEAFSRYQVLMREPGSGTRMALEKYAHQQQLALDHKLELGTSEAIKQGVMAQLGVAVLPRMAVQLELQSGLLAVPELPGFPLRHSWGVVQHRERYPTPITEAFMQLLRELLPELEQLFNAPLAPRSAPAFTCLP, from the coding sequence ATGACCCAGCCCGCTCTGCTCAACCGGCTGACCTTCCGTCAGTTGCAGGTTTTCCAGACCGTTTATCGCCAGCACTCCTACTCCAGAGCCGCCGCCGAGCTTGGCCTGACCCAACCGGCCGTCAGTGCCCAGATCCGCCAACTGGAACAGGCACTCGGGCAATCCCTGTTCAAGTATGCTGGCAAGACCCTGCATATCCTGCCGCCTGCCGATGCTCTGGCGGAGTCGATCGGTACCATTTTCGGTGAAATCGCCAGCCTGCAGATGGCTTTGTCAAAGCTGACCGGCACTCTGCGAGGCGAGCTCAATATTGCAGCAGTCAGTACAGCTCAGTATATCGTGCCCCACATCCTGGCACGTTTTCGTGCCCGCTATCCCGAGGTACGACTACGCCTGCGCGTAGTCAATCGCAACGAAGCTCTCGCCCACCTCGCAGAACGCAGTGACGATCTCGTCATCATGGGGATGGCACCCGAAGACACCGATCTGACCTTCATGTCCATCATGGACAACGACCTGCTACCCATCGTCTGGCCCGGTCATCCGCTTTTGAATACCGAGCAGCCGACACCGGAAGCCTTTTCCCGGTACCAGGTATTGATGCGCGAGCCTGGAAGCGGCACTCGTATGGCGCTTGAAAAATATGCCCATCAACAACAATTGGCACTCGATCACAAACTCGAACTCGGGACCAGCGAAGCCATTAAACAAGGCGTCATGGCGCAACTGGGTGTCGCAGTGCTCCCTCGTATGGCCGTGCAGCTGGAATTGCAGAGTGGCCTGCTGGCTGTTCCCGAATTGCCCGGTTTTCCATTGCGGCACTCATGGGGCGTCGTACAGCACCGTGAGCGATACCCGACACCGATTACCGAGGCTTTCATGCAATTACTGCGTGAGCTGTTACCCGAACTCGAGCAGCTGTTCAATGCGCCTCTGGCACCCCGCTCCGCACCCGCCTTCACTTGCCTGCCCTGA
- a CDS encoding NUDIX hydrolase: MSHDWVDFAKQLRSIAQTGQTYTTNHYELERYRQLEALTNQMFAVLGDVSIEQVENFIIPESGYATPKVDVRGAVFVEDRVLLVRERKDGRWTLPGGWADVCEAPSVGVLREILEESGHVADNPRLAMLKDRSLHPYQPATPDHIYKLFYICDHQGGEFVDNNETDAADFFSLDALPPLSMGRTLAEDILECHAFASGRIDRVHSD; encoded by the coding sequence ATGTCACACGACTGGGTCGATTTCGCCAAACAGCTGCGCTCTATTGCGCAGACCGGGCAGACTTACACGACCAATCACTATGAGCTCGAACGCTATCGCCAGCTTGAGGCGCTAACCAATCAAATGTTTGCCGTGCTTGGCGATGTGTCCATCGAACAGGTAGAGAACTTCATTATTCCCGAAAGCGGTTATGCGACTCCCAAGGTGGATGTGCGGGGGGCGGTATTTGTCGAGGATCGTGTGCTGCTTGTACGAGAGCGCAAGGATGGCCGCTGGACACTCCCGGGAGGCTGGGCAGATGTCTGTGAGGCACCCTCCGTGGGTGTGCTCCGTGAAATTCTCGAAGAATCCGGCCATGTGGCTGATAATCCGCGCCTGGCCATGCTCAAGGATCGCAGTCTGCATCCCTATCAGCCAGCGACACCGGATCATATCTATAAACTGTTTTATATCTGCGATCACCAGGGTGGAGAGTTCGTGGATAATAACGAGACAGATGCGGCTGATTTCTTCTCGCTGGATGCGTTACCGCCACTGTCCATGGGTCGTACCCTGGCCGAAGATATCCTTGAGTGTCACGCCTTCGCCAGCGGGCGCATCGATCGCGTCCATTCGGACTGA
- a CDS encoding isochorismatase family protein, protein MDALLIIDMQIGICTGRPCHDIDGVINRINALAAGMRDRGNPVIHLQYDGVSDSAMAPLHAGWRLLPPIQRPESDWVVRRSASDAFLGTSLVEILHEAGVTRLLLTGYATELAVDTTLRAALSHGFDVVAVSDAHTTCDRGSLPAGTIIDYHQQLWTELICPIAQLELLTTATLLRSSFTVATPVDTGPHVQPSAPFRLECSC, encoded by the coding sequence ATGGATGCCTTGCTCATCATCGATATGCAGATCGGGATCTGCACCGGCAGACCCTGTCATGATATCGATGGCGTCATTAATCGAATCAACGCATTGGCGGCGGGGATGCGCGATCGGGGCAACCCGGTGATTCACCTGCAATATGATGGTGTATCCGACTCCGCCATGGCGCCCCTGCATGCCGGTTGGAGGTTGCTGCCTCCCATTCAGCGTCCCGAAAGCGATTGGGTGGTGCGCCGTAGCGCCAGCGATGCTTTCCTGGGGACCTCGCTGGTCGAAATACTGCATGAAGCCGGTGTGACTCGTCTGCTGCTCACTGGTTACGCGACCGAACTGGCTGTCGATACCACACTGCGTGCGGCGTTGAGTCACGGTTTCGATGTCGTGGCTGTTTCGGATGCGCATACTACCTGTGATCGCGGCTCCCTGCCGGCAGGCACCATCATCGATTACCATCAGCAGCTCTGGACCGAGCTGATTTGCCCGATTGCGCAACTGGAATTGCTGACCACGGCAACTCTGCTGCGCTCCTCCTTTACCGTGGCTACTCCCGTGGATACCGGCCCCCATGTTCAACCGTCTGCTCCATTTCGACTGGAGTGTTCGTGCTGA
- a CDS encoding DUF429 domain-containing protein — MFNRLLHFDWSVRADKRWYGTALRTGDGWTIEPARPAPDDVLSLLFAQSDTFATLAGFDMPIGLPTAIRASFPQGRFPEVLLELGQGAWQTFFDVADHITSVHPWRPFYPQRALRGQKQQDLARALGVEHIDQLRRRCERAGHGSPAACPLFWTLGANQVGKAAIFGWRNILQPAVRRGAHLWPFDGDLDTLAKQSGVVVCETWPAWAARALGLERNGYQSKRKQLDRRDWCRQLLRQQKAVWYWESAALDQMATGFGSRAWGEDAFDAMLGVLHMTSVVDGHHPEEYPEDPTLLNWEGWILGRAGAVTWRRCSGGR; from the coding sequence ATGTTCAACCGTCTGCTCCATTTCGACTGGAGTGTTCGTGCTGACAAACGCTGGTACGGCACAGCGCTTCGTACCGGGGATGGCTGGACGATCGAGCCTGCCAGGCCCGCGCCGGATGACGTCCTGTCCCTGCTGTTCGCGCAATCCGATACCTTTGCAACGCTGGCTGGTTTCGATATGCCCATCGGTTTACCAACCGCGATCAGGGCATCGTTTCCGCAGGGGCGCTTCCCCGAGGTCCTGTTGGAGTTGGGGCAGGGTGCCTGGCAGACGTTCTTCGATGTAGCTGACCACATCACATCCGTACATCCGTGGCGTCCTTTCTATCCGCAGCGAGCCTTGCGCGGTCAAAAGCAGCAGGATCTGGCCCGGGCGCTGGGCGTTGAGCATATCGATCAACTACGTCGACGTTGTGAGCGAGCCGGTCATGGTAGTCCTGCTGCCTGCCCGTTGTTCTGGACACTGGGCGCCAATCAGGTGGGCAAGGCAGCCATATTCGGGTGGCGCAATATCCTGCAGCCGGCCGTTCGCCGTGGCGCTCATCTCTGGCCATTTGATGGCGATCTGGACACGCTTGCAAAACAATCTGGCGTCGTAGTGTGTGAAACCTGGCCTGCCTGGGCCGCTCGCGCGCTGGGATTGGAACGCAATGGGTATCAGAGCAAGCGAAAACAGCTGGATCGTCGTGACTGGTGTCGTCAGCTACTGCGACAGCAGAAAGCCGTTTGGTACTGGGAAAGTGCCGCACTTGATCAGATGGCCACTGGTTTCGGCAGTCGAGCCTGGGGAGAGGATGCCTTCGATGCCATGCTGGGTGTTTTGCACATGACCAGTGTCGTGGATGGCCATCATCCGGAAGAGTATCCCGAAGATCCGACGCTTCTGAACTGGGAGGGATGGATCCTGGGGCGTGCCGGAGCAGTGACCTGGCGTCGCTGCTCCGGTGGCCGATGA
- the pyk gene encoding pyruvate kinase — protein MSQSYTGRIRRTKIVSTLGPASDREGVLDAMVRAGVDVVRLNFSHGDADDHRRRVQSVRQAAERHGRNVAILGDLQGPKIRIARFSNGPVELEEDQSFIIDMSLGRDEGDATQVGCDYKALVDDVSPGDVLLLDDGRLELVVEKVESPRIHTRVRVGGELSNNKGINKQGGGLSASALTDKDREDLKTAIELDVDYLAVSFPRSGEDMDLARELLGEAGRHIALVAKVERAEAVADEATMDSIILASDAVMVARGDLGVEIGDAQLIGVQKRLIARSRTLNRVVITATQMMESMIESPLPTRAEVFDVANAVLDGTDAVMLSAETAAGQYPVETIEAMNRLCLGAEREREAQQSKHRMADEFHRIDETVALSAMYAANHLEGVAAIACLTETGYTPLIASRIRSGLPIVALSGNQRTMRRMALYRGVIAIHFDTDEMPNGEVNRRAIAELEKRDLARHDDFVILTRGDHVNAQGGTNTMKIVRVGSHIG, from the coding sequence ATGTCGCAATCGTATACCGGCCGCATTCGACGCACCAAGATCGTTTCAACGCTCGGTCCAGCCAGTGATCGTGAAGGCGTGCTTGACGCCATGGTGCGTGCCGGTGTCGACGTGGTTCGCCTGAATTTTTCACATGGCGATGCCGATGACCACCGCCGCCGAGTGCAGTCTGTACGTCAGGCTGCCGAGCGCCATGGTCGTAACGTAGCCATTCTGGGCGACCTGCAGGGACCAAAGATCCGCATCGCGCGCTTCAGCAATGGCCCCGTAGAGCTCGAAGAAGACCAATCCTTTATCATCGACATGTCGCTGGGTCGAGATGAGGGTGACGCCACACAGGTCGGCTGTGACTACAAGGCGCTGGTAGACGATGTCTCGCCCGGAGATGTACTGCTGCTTGATGATGGTCGTCTGGAGCTCGTGGTCGAAAAGGTGGAGTCGCCGAGGATTCACACTCGTGTTCGTGTGGGCGGCGAGCTCTCCAATAACAAGGGAATCAACAAGCAGGGCGGTGGTCTCTCGGCTTCAGCACTAACCGACAAGGATCGAGAGGATCTGAAAACGGCCATCGAACTTGATGTCGACTATCTGGCCGTCTCGTTTCCCCGTTCCGGTGAGGACATGGATCTGGCGCGCGAGCTGCTGGGCGAAGCCGGACGGCACATTGCGTTGGTTGCCAAGGTCGAGCGCGCTGAAGCCGTAGCCGATGAAGCCACCATGGATAGCATCATTCTCGCTTCCGATGCCGTCATGGTCGCTCGAGGCGATCTTGGTGTGGAAATCGGCGATGCACAGCTGATTGGCGTACAGAAGCGTCTGATTGCTCGCTCGCGTACGCTTAACCGGGTGGTCATTACCGCCACTCAGATGATGGAGTCGATGATTGAATCGCCTCTGCCAACCCGAGCCGAGGTCTTCGATGTCGCCAATGCGGTCCTTGACGGTACCGATGCGGTCATGCTGTCCGCCGAAACCGCTGCCGGGCAATATCCCGTGGAGACCATCGAAGCCATGAATCGACTCTGCCTGGGTGCAGAGCGAGAACGGGAAGCACAGCAATCCAAGCATCGCATGGCAGACGAGTTTCATCGCATTGACGAAACGGTAGCGCTTTCGGCCATGTATGCAGCCAATCACCTTGAAGGGGTCGCAGCCATTGCATGCCTGACCGAGACCGGCTATACGCCGTTGATCGCCTCACGTATTCGTTCGGGCCTGCCGATCGTCGCCTTGTCCGGCAATCAACGCACCATGCGGCGCATGGCACTCTATCGTGGTGTCATTGCCATTCACTTCGACACTGATGAAATGCCCAATGGCGAGGTCAATCGGCGTGCCATTGCCGAACTCGAGAAACGTGACCTTGCCCGCCATGATGATTTCGTGATCCTCACGCGAGGCGACCACGTCAACGCTCAGGGCGGCACCAATACCATGAAAATCGTCCGCGTCGGCAGCCATATCGGCTGA
- the topA gene encoding type I DNA topoisomerase → MGKSLVIVESPAKAKTINKYLGSDFIVKSSVGHIRDLPTSGQGKSASDPNERARQAAATRRMSPEEKAAWKQQKQHNQLIRRMGVDPDNGWRAHYEILPGKEKVVDELRRLAESADAVYLATDLDREGEAIAWHLRETIGGDDTRYRRVVFNEITKNAIRQAFEQPGELQLDRVHAQQARRFLDRVVGFMLSPLLWNKVARGLSAGRVQSVAVRLIVEREREIRAFVPREYWDVHADLTASDGSPVRFEVARHQGENFQPASEEETLQKIAPLRSADYVITGREDRPTTSKPNAPFITSTLQQAASGRLGFSVKKTMTLAQRLYEAGYITYMRTDSTNLSGDAISMARAYIDDQYGKRYLPDSPNRYSSREGAQEAHEAIRPSDVNRTASDLSGMERDAERLYELIWRQFVACQMTPAQYLSTTLTIEAEGFELRARGRVLRFDGYTRVMKPAGKREEDQSLPDLQKGAEMTLEALDPQQHFTKPPARYTEASLVKELEKRGIGRPSTYASIISTIQERGYVQLESRRFYAEKLGEIVTDRLVESFHDLLDYGFTARMEDELDDVAEGERDWRALLDTFYDDFRRKLEHAEGENGMRPNQPIETDIECPTCGRPMQIRTASTGVFLGCSGYTLPPKERCKTTIDLLPGDEAIPADADESAETEALRAKRRNPNTGTAMNSYLVDETRKLHLSNDDDGYYEIEYGQFRIKGYEGPTIECDKCGAEMQLRSGRFGKYFACTNDECRNTRKLLKNGEPAPPKMDPIPMPELACRKVDDHYVLRDGASGLFLAASQFPKNRETRPPLVKELKAHAEELPEKYLFLLDAPSEDPEGNPAQIRFSRKTKSQYVLTEVDGKASGWRAIFDQGQWQVEDNRKSRKAS, encoded by the coding sequence ATGGGTAAGTCACTGGTGATCGTCGAGTCGCCGGCCAAGGCCAAGACCATCAACAAGTATCTGGGCAGCGATTTCATCGTGAAATCGAGCGTGGGTCATATTCGTGATCTGCCGACCAGCGGTCAGGGCAAATCAGCCAGCGATCCGAACGAGCGGGCCCGGCAGGCCGCTGCTACGCGCCGTATGTCGCCCGAGGAGAAGGCTGCCTGGAAACAGCAGAAGCAGCATAATCAGCTGATTCGCCGAATGGGTGTCGATCCCGACAACGGCTGGCGTGCGCATTACGAAATTCTGCCCGGCAAGGAGAAGGTGGTCGATGAGTTGCGTCGCCTTGCCGAAAGTGCCGATGCTGTCTATCTCGCTACCGACCTTGATCGCGAGGGTGAGGCCATCGCCTGGCATCTGCGCGAGACCATCGGGGGCGACGATACTCGCTATCGCAGGGTGGTATTCAACGAGATCACCAAAAATGCCATTCGTCAGGCTTTTGAACAGCCCGGTGAGCTCCAGCTCGACCGCGTACATGCCCAGCAGGCACGGCGCTTTCTGGATCGTGTAGTGGGCTTCATGCTTTCACCTCTGCTTTGGAACAAGGTGGCGCGAGGCCTGTCTGCCGGCCGGGTGCAGTCCGTGGCCGTTCGTCTGATTGTTGAGCGTGAGCGCGAGATTCGGGCCTTCGTTCCCCGTGAATACTGGGATGTGCACGCTGATCTGACAGCTTCGGATGGTAGCCCGGTGCGTTTCGAAGTGGCGCGTCATCAGGGCGAGAATTTCCAGCCTGCTTCCGAAGAGGAAACGCTGCAGAAGATTGCGCCGCTGCGTAGCGCGGATTATGTCATTACCGGACGTGAGGATCGGCCAACCACCAGCAAGCCGAATGCGCCCTTCATTACCTCGACTCTTCAGCAGGCGGCCAGCGGTCGGCTGGGCTTTTCGGTCAAGAAGACCATGACCCTGGCGCAGCGTCTCTATGAGGCGGGGTATATCACCTACATGCGTACCGACTCGACCAATCTGTCGGGTGATGCCATCAGCATGGCGCGCGCCTATATTGACGATCAGTATGGCAAGCGTTACCTGCCAGACTCTCCCAATCGATATAGCAGTCGCGAGGGCGCTCAGGAAGCTCACGAAGCCATTCGCCCCAGTGATGTAAATCGCACCGCAAGCGATCTCAGCGGTATGGAACGGGATGCCGAACGACTCTATGAGCTCATATGGCGACAGTTTGTGGCTTGTCAGATGACGCCGGCTCAGTACCTGTCGACCACGCTGACCATCGAAGCCGAAGGTTTCGAGTTGCGCGCGCGCGGTCGGGTCCTTCGTTTTGATGGCTATACCCGGGTGATGAAGCCGGCCGGGAAGCGGGAAGAGGATCAGTCGCTGCCTGATCTGCAAAAGGGCGCCGAGATGACTCTGGAGGCGCTTGATCCGCAGCAGCATTTCACCAAACCGCCGGCGCGTTATACCGAAGCGAGTCTGGTCAAGGAGCTGGAAAAGCGGGGAATCGGGCGTCCGTCGACCTATGCCTCCATTATTTCCACCATTCAGGAGCGCGGCTATGTGCAACTCGAAAGCCGTCGCTTCTATGCTGAAAAGCTGGGTGAGATCGTCACCGACAGGCTGGTCGAATCCTTCCATGACCTGCTCGATTATGGATTTACAGCGCGCATGGAAGATGAGCTGGATGACGTCGCTGAAGGCGAGCGCGACTGGCGTGCTCTGCTGGACACCTTCTATGACGATTTCCGCCGCAAACTCGAGCATGCCGAGGGTGAAAACGGCATGCGCCCCAATCAGCCGATAGAGACCGATATCGAGTGTCCTACCTGTGGAAGGCCGATGCAGATTCGGACAGCTTCAACAGGGGTATTTCTTGGCTGCTCGGGGTATACCCTGCCACCGAAGGAGCGCTGCAAGACCACCATCGATCTGTTGCCTGGGGATGAAGCCATCCCGGCAGATGCCGACGAGTCGGCAGAAACGGAAGCGCTGCGCGCCAAGCGTCGTAATCCGAATACCGGCACTGCGATGAACAGCTACCTGGTCGATGAGACCCGTAAGCTTCATCTGAGTAATGATGACGATGGCTACTATGAGATCGAATATGGTCAGTTCAGGATCAAGGGCTACGAAGGGCCGACCATCGAATGTGACAAGTGTGGTGCTGAAATGCAGTTGCGATCCGGGCGTTTTGGCAAGTATTTCGCCTGTACCAATGACGAATGCCGCAATACCCGTAAGCTGCTGAAGAATGGCGAGCCAGCGCCGCCCAAGATGGATCCGATTCCCATGCCGGAGCTGGCCTGCCGCAAGGTGGATGATCACTATGTGTTGCGTGATGGCGCCAGTGGCCTGTTTCTGGCGGCCAGCCAGTTCCCCAAAAACCGTGAAACCCGTCCACCCCTGGTAAAGGAACTCAAGGCACACGCCGAGGAGTTGCCTGAAAAGTATCTCTTTCTGTTGGATGCGCCGAGCGAAGATCCGGAGGGCAATCCGGCCCAGATCCGTTTTTCACGCAAGACGAAGAGTCAGTATGTGCTGACCGAGGTTGACGGCAAGGCAAGCGGCTGGCGGGCGATTTTTGATCAGGGTCAATGGCAGGTCGAGGATAATCGCAAGAGTCGCAAGGCATCGTAA
- a CDS encoding DUF6586 family protein, whose protein sequence is MSARARTNQLLYQARLLLAMPVGEDEHADARRMALEESALAQLELALASLIEEIAHICNWPDMEWRQALLDPPRSVAEIERLRALREDGSSWLARLLWHIDRLHGEEGAAMRQRPSMTITTTGRAGLADDLHDALAGFATLLPALRETGVEW, encoded by the coding sequence ATGAGCGCACGTGCACGCACCAATCAGTTGCTTTATCAGGCACGCTTGCTACTGGCGATGCCGGTGGGCGAAGACGAACATGCCGATGCGCGCCGTATGGCGCTGGAAGAGAGTGCGCTGGCACAGCTTGAGCTGGCGTTGGCCTCACTCATCGAAGAGATTGCCCATATCTGTAACTGGCCGGATATGGAATGGCGACAGGCATTGCTTGATCCACCGCGCAGTGTGGCGGAAATCGAGCGCCTGCGCGCCCTGCGCGAGGACGGCAGCAGTTGGCTGGCAAGGCTGTTGTGGCATATTGATCGATTGCATGGCGAAGAAGGCGCTGCAATGCGTCAGCGGCCCAGCATGACCATTACCACGACCGGCCGTGCCGGGCTGGCTGATGACCTCCATGATGCGCTTGCGGGATTTGCGACGCTACTGCCGGCGTTACGCGAGACCGGAGTAGAGTGGTGA
- the lexA gene encoding transcriptional repressor LexA — MTRPLTQRQQLVYDFILQTIQDFGYPPTRAEIASALGFRSPNAAEEHLRALRRKGVIDMVPGTSRGIRLPHNEEVPDGLPVIGEVAAGSPILAAEHIDRHCPLPADFFTPNADYLLRVRGLSMRDAGILEGDLLAVHRTTDIRNGQIVVARLDDEVTVKRFERQNNQVRLLAENPDFQPIEVDTTCQTLEIEGIGVGIIRGGNGQGLD, encoded by the coding sequence ATGACACGTCCGCTCACCCAGCGCCAGCAGCTGGTTTACGACTTCATCCTTCAGACCATTCAGGATTTCGGCTACCCGCCGACTCGGGCCGAAATTGCCTCGGCACTGGGATTCCGCTCCCCCAATGCCGCCGAGGAACATTTGCGCGCCCTGCGCCGCAAGGGCGTGATCGATATGGTGCCCGGGACCTCACGAGGTATTCGACTGCCGCACAACGAGGAAGTGCCCGATGGGCTTCCGGTCATTGGCGAGGTCGCCGCCGGCAGTCCCATTCTGGCGGCCGAACACATCGATCGTCACTGTCCACTACCCGCCGATTTCTTTACTCCCAATGCGGACTACCTCTTGCGAGTACGAGGTCTATCGATGCGAGATGCCGGCATACTCGAAGGCGACCTGTTGGCGGTGCATCGCACCACCGATATTCGTAACGGCCAGATCGTGGTGGCCCGACTGGATGATGAAGTCACGGTCAAACGCTTTGAACGCCAGAACAATCAGGTGCGTCTGCTGGCCGAAAATCCCGATTTTCAGCCTATTGAAGTCGATACAACCTGCCAGACACTGGAAATCGAAGGTATCGGCGTCGGGATCATCCGCGGGGGCAACGGTCAGGGGCTCGACTGA
- a CDS encoding TetR/AcrR family transcriptional regulator — translation MTANDTVTRLLDTAEALFAEHGFTETSLRRITSDAGVNLAAVNYHFGSKQALIESVFSRYLTPFCAYFHAELDQLEMQCVNDRPPTLEQLLDVLFRSMLETPSESGDLRTFMKLLGVAYSQSQAHLRKHLQDRYGDSMRRFLELLRQATPELPAEERFWRLHFLLGSVIFTLSDPVTLRDLAETGYHQQVRIRTLTQRLKPVAISAMRAPLPEMNTTTREERDADNALFFRA, via the coding sequence ATGACGGCCAATGACACCGTGACCCGCCTGCTTGATACAGCCGAGGCGCTGTTTGCCGAGCACGGCTTTACAGAGACCTCCTTACGGCGCATCACCAGCGATGCCGGTGTCAATCTCGCGGCGGTCAACTATCATTTCGGTTCCAAGCAGGCCCTGATTGAATCGGTCTTTTCCCGCTATCTGACGCCTTTTTGCGCTTATTTTCATGCTGAGCTTGATCAGCTCGAAATGCAGTGTGTCAACGATCGGCCACCAACACTCGAGCAACTGCTTGATGTCCTGTTTCGCAGCATGCTGGAAACACCTTCGGAAAGCGGCGACCTGCGGACTTTCATGAAATTGCTTGGAGTGGCTTATAGCCAGAGCCAGGCGCATCTGCGCAAGCACCTTCAGGATCGCTATGGCGATAGCATGAGGCGCTTTCTGGAGCTCTTGCGACAGGCAACACCGGAATTGCCCGCGGAAGAGCGATTCTGGCGACTGCATTTCCTGCTGGGTTCGGTCATCTTTACGCTCTCGGATCCGGTCACACTACGTGATCTGGCTGAAACCGGTTACCACCAGCAGGTACGAATACGCACTCTGACGCAGCGGCTTAAACCGGTCGCCATCAGTGCCATGAGAGCCCCATTACCTGAAATGAACACAACGACACGCGAGGAGCGTGATGCTGATAATGCACTATTCTTCCGCGCTTGA